One window of Dechloromonas sp. ZY10 genomic DNA carries:
- the rplR gene encoding 50S ribosomal protein L18 encodes MFNKKQARLRRARKTRAKIAELNAVRLCVNRTNCHIYAQVISACGGKVLASASTLDKNVREAVANGGNKAAAAAIGKLIAERAKAAGIEQVAFDRSGHQYHGRIQALAEAAREGGLKF; translated from the coding sequence ATGTTTAACAAGAAGCAAGCGCGTTTGCGCCGTGCCCGCAAAACCCGGGCCAAAATCGCCGAACTCAATGCTGTGCGCTTGTGCGTTAATCGCACTAACTGCCACATCTATGCTCAGGTTATTTCCGCTTGTGGCGGAAAGGTCCTGGCTTCGGCTTCCACTCTGGATAAAAATGTTCGCGAAGCCGTTGCAAACGGTGGCAACAAGGCAGCGGCTGCTGCTATCGGCAAGCTGATCGCCGAGCGTGCCAAGGCTGCTGGTATCGAACAGGTCGCTTTCGACCGCTCCGGGCACCAGTACCATGGTCGTATTCAGGCGTTGGCAGAAGCCGCGCGTGAAGGCGGTTTGAAGTTCTAA
- the rplF gene encoding 50S ribosomal protein L6, whose amino-acid sequence MSRIGKNPVVLPAGVEVTVGQQIVVKGPLGSLATANHPAVAVTVDGGAVSVAKVEGVAGAAAMWGTMRANIANMVTGVSKGFERKLQLVGVGYRAQAQGDVLNLSLGFSHPVAHKMPAGVKVECPTQTEIIVKGSDKQQVGQVAAEIRAYRKPEPYKGKGVRYADEVVVIKETKKK is encoded by the coding sequence ATGTCTCGTATCGGTAAGAATCCCGTTGTGCTCCCCGCTGGTGTTGAGGTGACCGTTGGTCAGCAAATCGTTGTCAAGGGCCCGTTGGGTTCGCTGGCAACTGCTAACCATCCTGCGGTTGCCGTCACTGTCGATGGCGGTGCTGTTTCCGTGGCCAAGGTCGAAGGTGTGGCAGGTGCTGCCGCGATGTGGGGTACGATGCGTGCCAACATCGCCAATATGGTCACTGGCGTCTCCAAAGGCTTCGAGCGCAAGCTGCAATTGGTCGGCGTGGGTTACCGCGCACAGGCCCAAGGCGATGTCCTTAATCTGTCTCTCGGCTTTTCCCATCCCGTCGCGCACAAGATGCCGGCCGGTGTAAAGGTTGAATGTCCGACTCAGACCGAAATCATCGTTAAGGGTTCCGACAAGCAGCAGGTCGGTCAGGTTGCCGCCGAAATTCGTGCCTATCGCAAGCCGGAGCCCTATAAGGGCAAAGGTGTTCGCTATGCGGACGAAGTGGTGGTTATCAAGGAAACCAAGAAGAAGTAA
- the rpsH gene encoding 30S ribosomal protein S8, with product MAMSDPIADMLTRIRNAQLAEKASVSVPSSKLKVAIAAVLKDEGYIEDFAVRQTDGKANLEIGLKYYAGRPVIERIERVSKPGLRIYKGCEDIPRVMNGLGVAIVSTPKGVMTDRKARATKVGGEVLCIVA from the coding sequence ATGGCAATGAGCGATCCGATCGCGGATATGCTGACCCGCATCCGCAACGCCCAGCTCGCCGAAAAGGCGTCTGTCTCCGTTCCGTCCTCCAAGCTCAAGGTTGCTATTGCGGCCGTTCTTAAGGACGAGGGCTATATCGAAGATTTTGCTGTTCGCCAGACCGACGGCAAGGCTAATCTTGAAATTGGGCTGAAGTACTACGCCGGTCGTCCGGTTATCGAGCGCATCGAGCGTGTTTCCAAGCCTGGTCTGCGTATCTACAAGGGCTGCGAGGATATTCCGCGTGTTATGAATGGCCTGGGTGTGGCGATTGTTTCCACTCCCAAGGGTGTTATGACCGATCGCAAGGCTCGCGCTACCAAAGTTGGTGGCGAAGTGCTCTGCATCGTCGCGTAA
- the rpsN gene encoding 30S ribosomal protein S14: protein MAKLALINREEKRRKLVAQFAAKRAALEAVINDVSLSDEERFEARLKLQALPRNSSPTRLRNRCQLTGRPRGVFRKFGLCRNKIRELAFNGEIPGIVKASW from the coding sequence ATGGCAAAACTTGCTCTGATCAATCGCGAAGAAAAGCGCCGCAAGCTTGTGGCTCAGTTCGCTGCTAAGCGTGCTGCGTTGGAAGCTGTTATCAATGATGTGAGCCTGTCTGATGAGGAGCGTTTTGAAGCTCGTCTCAAGCTGCAGGCCCTGCCCCGCAATTCCAGCCCGACCCGCTTGCGCAACCGCTGCCAACTGACTGGTCGTCCTCGGGGTGTTTTCCGTAAATTCGGTCTGTGTCGTAACAAGATCCGTGAGCTTGCCTTTAATGGCGAGATTCCGGGGATTGTTAAGGCCAGCTGGTAA
- the rplE gene encoding 50S ribosomal protein L5 has protein sequence MARLQQFYKETVVADLQKQFGYKSVMEVPRITKITLNMGVGEAVADKKVLENAIGDMQKIAGQKPVATKARKSIAGFKIRDGYPIGCMVTLRGPRMFEFLDRLVTIALPRVRDFRGISGKGFDGQGNYNMGVKEQIIFPEIEYDKIDALRGMNISITTTAKTDAEAKALLTAFKFPFKN, from the coding sequence ATGGCACGTTTGCAGCAGTTTTACAAAGAGACGGTTGTTGCTGATTTGCAGAAGCAATTCGGTTACAAGTCCGTTATGGAGGTGCCGCGCATCACCAAAATCACCCTGAACATGGGGGTTGGTGAGGCGGTTGCCGACAAGAAGGTTCTCGAAAACGCGATTGGCGATATGCAGAAGATTGCCGGCCAAAAGCCGGTGGCTACCAAGGCTCGCAAGTCAATCGCTGGCTTCAAGATTCGTGACGGCTATCCCATCGGTTGCATGGTTACCCTGCGCGGTCCGCGGATGTTTGAATTCCTCGATCGCTTGGTGACTATCGCCTTGCCGCGTGTTCGCGATTTTCGCGGTATCTCCGGTAAGGGTTTTGACGGTCAGGGTAACTACAACATGGGCGTCAAAGAGCAGATTATTTTCCCGGAAATCGAGTACGACAAGATCGATGCTCTCCGCGGTATGAATATCAGCATTACGACGACTGCGAAAACCGATGCTGAAGCCAAGGCGCTTCTCACGGCGTTCAAGTTCCCGTTCAAGAATTGA
- the rplX gene encoding 50S ribosomal protein L24 has protein sequence MEKIRKGDEIIVLTGKDKGKRGTVLKRIDAEHVVVEGVNRAKKHVRPNPVKGVAGGIVDKDMPIHVSNIALFNAVTGKADRVGFKVLEDGRKVRVFKSNGEPVNA, from the coding sequence GTGGAAAAGATCCGCAAAGGCGACGAAATTATTGTTCTTACCGGCAAGGATAAGGGCAAGCGTGGCACCGTGCTTAAGCGCATTGATGCAGAGCATGTGGTTGTCGAGGGTGTGAATCGTGCCAAGAAGCACGTTCGTCCGAATCCTGTAAAGGGGGTTGCGGGTGGCATCGTCGATAAGGATATGCCGATTCATGTTTCCAATATTGCATTGTTCAATGCGGTTACCGGCAAGGCAGATCGCGTCGGTTTCAAGGTGTTGGAAGATGGTCGCAAGGTTCGCGTGTTCAAGTCGAACGGCGAGCCGGTGAACGCTTAA
- the rplN gene encoding 50S ribosomal protein L14 produces MIQMQTILDVADNTGARSVMCIKVLGGSKRRYAGIGDIIKVSIKDAAPRGRVKKGDVYNAVVVRTAKGVRRPDGSLVRFDGNAAVLLNTKLEPIGTRIFGPVTRELRTERFMKIVSLAPEVL; encoded by the coding sequence ATGATTCAGATGCAGACGATTCTGGACGTCGCCGATAACACCGGTGCTCGTTCAGTGATGTGTATCAAGGTTCTGGGCGGCTCCAAGCGTCGCTATGCAGGCATTGGTGACATCATCAAGGTTAGTATCAAGGATGCTGCCCCTCGCGGTCGCGTCAAAAAGGGCGATGTCTACAATGCTGTCGTGGTGCGTACCGCCAAGGGCGTACGTCGCCCGGATGGCTCGCTGGTTCGCTTTGATGGCAATGCCGCTGTTCTTCTCAATACCAAGCTTGAGCCGATTGGCACTCGCATCTTCGGGCCCGTTACGCGCGAATTGCGTACCGAGCGCTTCATGAAGATCGTGTCCCTGGCTCCGGAAGTTCTCTAA
- the rpsQ gene encoding 30S ribosomal protein S17, with protein sequence MSESSIKRTLIGRVVSDKMDKTVTVLVERKVKHPMYGKVMIRSKKYHAHNEGNVAKAGDLVEIIETRPVSRTKAWAVTTVLEKAVVI encoded by the coding sequence ATGAGCGAATCCAGCATTAAGCGCACGCTGATCGGGCGTGTAGTGAGCGACAAGATGGACAAGACGGTCACCGTCTTGGTGGAGCGTAAGGTCAAGCACCCGATGTATGGGAAGGTTATGATCCGCTCGAAGAAGTATCATGCGCACAACGAAGGGAATGTGGCAAAGGCTGGTGATCTCGTCGAGATCATTGAGACTCGCCCGGTCTCCCGGACTAAGGCATGGGCCGTTACCACGGTGCTTGAAAAGGCCGTTGTGATTTAA
- the rpmC gene encoding 50S ribosomal protein L29 — translation MKASELRTKSVDELKQELLELLKAQFGLRMQLATQQLGNTSQISKVRRDIARVRTLIREKAVQQ, via the coding sequence ATGAAAGCTAGTGAATTGAGAACCAAGAGCGTGGACGAGCTCAAGCAAGAATTGCTGGAGTTGCTGAAGGCGCAGTTTGGCCTGCGTATGCAGCTTGCTACCCAGCAGTTGGGCAATACCAGCCAAATTTCCAAGGTGCGTCGTGATATTGCTCGCGTCCGCACTCTTATTCGTGAAAAGGCGGTGCAGCAATGA
- the rplP gene encoding 50S ribosomal protein L16 → MLQPNRRKFRKEHKGRNEGLATRGAKVSFGEWGLKATGRGRLTARQIEAARRAMTRHIKRGGRIWIRIFPDKPISKKPAEVRMGNGKGNPEYWVAEIQPGKVLYEMDGVSEALAREAFALAAAKLPISTTFVTRHLG, encoded by the coding sequence ATGCTGCAACCTAATCGTCGTAAGTTCCGCAAGGAGCACAAGGGTCGGAATGAAGGCCTGGCTACTCGCGGCGCTAAGGTTTCGTTCGGTGAGTGGGGCCTTAAGGCAACCGGGCGTGGTCGTCTGACGGCTCGTCAGATTGAGGCTGCCCGTCGTGCGATGACCCGCCACATTAAGCGGGGTGGTCGTATCTGGATTCGCATTTTCCCGGATAAGCCGATTTCCAAGAAGCCTGCCGAAGTCCGCATGGGTAACGGTAAGGGGAATCCGGAGTACTGGGTTGCTGAAATCCAGCCGGGTAAGGTTCTGTACGAGATGGACGGTGTTAGCGAAGCGCTGGCGCGCGAGGCTTTTGCTCTGGCTGCGGCCAAGCTGCCAATCTCGACCACCTTTGTGACTCGTCATCTGGGGTAA
- the rpsC gene encoding 30S ribosomal protein S3: protein MGQKIHPTGFRLAVTKNWNSRWYASSKDFPGMLQEDVKVREYLKRKLAHASVGRVLIERPAKNARVTVYSARPGVVIGKKGEDIETLRADLQRIMGVPVHVSIEEIRKPELDAQLIADSIAQQLEKRIMFRRAMKRAMQNAMRLGAQGIKVMSAGRLNGAEIARSEWYREGRVPLHTLRADIDYATSEARTTYGVIGIKVWVYKGDLLDRNEQPEVVEPAAEDRRGRRAPGKPEGDRPRTRVAKKADGADAAPGKRVRKAGA from the coding sequence ATGGGACAGAAAATTCATCCGACAGGCTTCCGTCTGGCCGTCACCAAAAACTGGAACTCCCGCTGGTATGCTAGCAGCAAGGATTTCCCTGGTATGCTGCAGGAAGATGTCAAGGTCCGTGAATATCTGAAGCGCAAGCTGGCTCATGCTTCGGTTGGTCGCGTCCTGATTGAGCGTCCTGCCAAGAATGCTCGCGTTACCGTGTATTCCGCACGTCCGGGTGTTGTGATTGGTAAGAAGGGCGAGGATATCGAGACCCTTCGTGCTGATCTGCAGCGGATCATGGGGGTTCCGGTTCACGTTTCCATCGAGGAAATCCGCAAGCCGGAGCTGGACGCTCAGTTGATTGCCGACTCGATTGCCCAGCAACTCGAGAAGCGCATCATGTTCCGTCGTGCCATGAAGCGCGCAATGCAGAACGCGATGCGTTTGGGTGCTCAGGGTATTAAGGTGATGAGCGCTGGTCGTCTTAATGGTGCGGAAATCGCACGTAGCGAATGGTACCGTGAAGGTCGTGTGCCGTTGCACACCCTGCGTGCCGATATCGATTACGCCACCTCCGAAGCTCGTACCACGTATGGTGTCATCGGTATCAAGGTTTGGGTCTACAAAGGTGATTTGCTCGATCGCAACGAACAGCCGGAAGTGGTTGAGCCGGCTGCTGAAGACCGTCGTGGTCGTCGCGCGCCTGGTAAGCCGGAAGGTGATCGTCCCCGTACCCGCGTTGCCAAGAAGGCAGACGGTGCGGATGCTGCCCCCGGTAAGCGTGTAAGAAAGGCAGGTGCTTAA
- the rplV gene encoding 50S ribosomal protein L22, with product METRASLRGVRLSAQKGRLVADLVRGKPVAQALNILAFCPKKGAGIVKKVLESAIANAEHNDGADIDELKVKTIYVEKGMVLKRFTARAKGRGNRITKPTCHIYLTVGN from the coding sequence ATGGAAACTCGTGCAAGTTTGCGAGGCGTACGCCTCTCCGCGCAAAAAGGTCGTCTCGTTGCCGACCTGGTGCGCGGCAAGCCGGTTGCTCAGGCTCTGAACATCCTGGCTTTTTGCCCTAAGAAGGGTGCAGGTATCGTTAAGAAGGTTCTCGAATCGGCTATTGCCAACGCAGAACATAACGACGGTGCTGACATCGATGAGCTGAAGGTTAAGACCATCTACGTCGAAAAAGGGATGGTCCTGAAGCGTTTCACCGCTCGGGCCAAGGGTCGTGGCAATCGGATCACCAAGCCGACCTGCCATATCTATCTGACCGTTGGTAACTAA
- the rpsS gene encoding 30S ribosomal protein S19: protein MGRSLKKGPFVDAHLIDKVEAVRASNDKRPIKTWSRRSTILPEFIGLTIAVHNGKQHIPVFVTENMVGHKLGEFSLTRTFKGHTAGKKAKK, encoded by the coding sequence ATGGGACGTTCTCTTAAAAAGGGCCCGTTTGTTGATGCGCATCTGATCGACAAGGTCGAAGCAGTGCGCGCTTCTAACGACAAGCGCCCGATCAAGACCTGGTCGCGTCGCTCGACGATCCTCCCCGAGTTTATCGGTCTGACGATTGCGGTCCACAATGGTAAGCAGCATATTCCGGTTTTCGTTACCGAAAACATGGTTGGTCACAAGCTTGGCGAATTCTCTCTGACCCGTACTTTCAAGGGTCACACCGCCGGCAAAAAGGCCAAGAAGTAA
- the rplB gene encoding 50S ribosomal protein L2, giving the protein MALVKVKPTSPGRRAVVQVVNPDLHKGKPFAGLVESQSKRSGRNNNGRVTVRHQGGGHKQAYRVIDFKRTKDGVPGKVERLEYDPNRTANIALVLYADGERRYIIANKGMVVGQQVMSGSEAPIKSGNALPIRNIPVGTTICCVEMLPGKGAQIARSAGTSVQLLARDGVYAQIRLRSGEVRRVHVECRATVGEVGNEENNLRKIGKAGAQRWRGIRPTVRGTAMNPIDHPHGGGEGKTGEGRVPVNPWGQPTKGYRTRKNKRTNSMIVQRRHKR; this is encoded by the coding sequence ATGGCTCTGGTAAAAGTAAAGCCGACTTCTCCTGGTCGTCGCGCAGTTGTTCAGGTGGTCAATCCTGATCTGCACAAGGGTAAGCCTTTTGCTGGTCTGGTTGAGTCGCAGTCCAAGCGCTCGGGTCGCAATAACAACGGTCGCGTGACTGTTCGCCATCAGGGCGGCGGTCACAAGCAGGCTTACCGCGTTATTGACTTCAAGCGTACCAAGGACGGTGTTCCTGGTAAAGTTGAGCGCCTCGAATACGACCCCAATCGCACTGCCAACATCGCGCTGGTTTTGTATGCGGACGGTGAGCGTCGCTACATCATTGCCAACAAGGGCATGGTGGTCGGTCAGCAGGTTATGAGTGGCTCTGAGGCCCCGATCAAGTCCGGTAACGCGCTGCCGATCCGTAATATTCCGGTCGGTACGACCATTTGCTGCGTGGAAATGCTTCCGGGCAAGGGGGCGCAAATCGCTCGCTCTGCTGGAACGTCTGTTCAGTTGCTGGCTCGCGACGGTGTGTATGCCCAGATTCGTCTGCGTTCTGGCGAGGTTCGTCGCGTCCACGTCGAGTGTCGTGCAACTGTTGGTGAAGTTGGTAACGAAGAGAACAATCTGCGCAAGATTGGTAAGGCCGGTGCGCAGCGCTGGCGTGGTATTCGTCCGACCGTTCGTGGTACGGCAATGAACCCGATCGATCACCCGCATGGTGGTGGTGAAGGTAAGACTGGCGAAGGCCGTGTGCCGGTTAACCCATGGGGTCAGCCGACTAAGGGTTATCGTACTCGCAAGAACAAGCGCACGAACAGCATGATCGTTCAGCGTCGTCATAAGCGTTAA
- the rplW gene encoding 50S ribosomal protein L23, translated as MNQERLMQVLLAPQISEKATFIADKNEQVVFRVASDATKPEVKAAVELLFKVEVDSVQVCNVKGKVKRFRGAVGRRKGWKKAFVCLKPGQEINFVEGGNS; from the coding sequence ATGAATCAAGAACGTCTGATGCAGGTGCTGCTGGCGCCGCAAATCTCCGAAAAGGCAACTTTCATTGCTGATAAGAACGAGCAAGTTGTCTTCCGTGTTGCTTCCGATGCAACCAAGCCTGAAGTGAAAGCTGCTGTTGAATTGCTCTTCAAGGTTGAGGTTGACTCGGTTCAGGTGTGCAACGTTAAGGGTAAGGTCAAGCGCTTCCGCGGTGCTGTTGGTCGCCGCAAGGGCTGGAAAAAGGCTTTTGTCTGCCTGAAGCCTGGTCAGGAGATCAACTTCGTAGAAGGGGGTAATTCCTAA
- the rplD gene encoding 50S ribosomal protein L4, translating into MELKVINEQGQEAAKLQASDVLFGREFNEALVHQIVVAYQANARAGNRKQKDRSEVKHTTTKPWRQKGTGRARAGSNGSPLWRGGGRIFPNSPEENFTQKVNKKMFRAGMASILSELARQDRLVVVEDIAVDAPKTKLFSQKLKSMGLEGNLLVVTDVLNENLYLSSRNLPNVLVLEAQEADPVSLVRFGKVVVTKSAVAKFEEMWG; encoded by the coding sequence ATGGAACTCAAGGTAATTAACGAGCAGGGCCAAGAAGCTGCGAAGCTTCAGGCTTCCGACGTTCTGTTTGGTCGCGAGTTTAACGAAGCGCTGGTGCATCAGATCGTCGTGGCTTATCAGGCCAATGCACGTGCTGGCAATCGCAAGCAGAAAGATCGCTCCGAGGTTAAGCACACCACCACCAAGCCGTGGCGCCAAAAGGGTACGGGTCGTGCCCGTGCCGGTAGTAATGGCTCGCCGCTGTGGCGTGGGGGTGGTCGCATTTTCCCGAACTCCCCGGAAGAAAACTTCACCCAGAAAGTGAACAAGAAGATGTTCCGCGCTGGGATGGCGTCTATTCTTTCCGAGTTGGCTCGCCAGGATCGCTTGGTGGTTGTCGAGGATATCGCAGTCGATGCACCGAAGACCAAGTTGTTCAGTCAGAAGCTGAAGAGCATGGGGCTGGAAGGTAATCTTCTGGTGGTTACCGACGTGCTCAACGAAAACCTCTATCTGTCGTCTCGCAACCTGCCGAATGTGCTGGTGCTTGAGGCACAGGAGGCTGATCCGGTTTCTCTGGTGCGTTTCGGCAAGGTTGTCGTAACCAAGAGCGCCGTTGCCAAGTTCGAGGAGATGTGGGGATGA
- the rplC gene encoding 50S ribosomal protein L3 — MSLGLVGRKVGMTRIFAEDGVSIPVTVLDVSNNRVTQVKTPEIDGYAAVQVAFGTRRASRVTKPLAGHLAKAGVEAGHVLKEFRVDAEQLAGLKAGDQIAVTLFAEGQKVDVTGQSIGKGFQGGIKRHNFSSNRASHGNSVSHNAPGSIGMAQDPGRVFPGKRMAGHLGDVQVTTQCLTVVRVDAERQLLLIKGAVPGAKGSDVVVRPAVKA; from the coding sequence ATGAGTCTAGGCCTTGTTGGTCGCAAGGTGGGCATGACTCGCATTTTTGCTGAGGATGGTGTTTCCATTCCGGTAACTGTGCTGGATGTGTCCAATAATCGTGTGACCCAAGTCAAAACGCCGGAGATCGACGGCTACGCAGCTGTTCAGGTCGCATTCGGCACGCGCCGCGCCTCGCGTGTTACCAAGCCGCTGGCGGGTCATCTCGCCAAGGCAGGGGTTGAGGCAGGTCACGTTCTCAAAGAGTTTCGTGTTGATGCAGAGCAATTGGCTGGCCTGAAGGCTGGTGATCAGATTGCTGTTACCTTGTTTGCTGAAGGGCAAAAGGTTGACGTTACCGGTCAGAGCATCGGTAAGGGCTTCCAGGGTGGCATCAAGCGTCACAATTTTTCCTCCAATCGTGCCTCTCACGGTAACTCGGTGTCGCATAACGCACCCGGTTCTATCGGTATGGCGCAGGATCCGGGTCGTGTGTTCCCTGGTAAGCGTATGGCTGGTCATTTGGGTGATGTTCAGGTAACCACTCAGTGCTTGACCGTTGTTCGTGTTGATGCCGAGCGTCAGCTCCTTTTGATCAAGGGTGCTGTTCCGGGGGCGAAGGGCTCTGACGTGGTCGTGCGTCCGGCGGTTAAGGCATAA
- the rpsJ gene encoding 30S ribosomal protein S10 translates to MQNQKIRIRLKAFDYRLIDQSAQEIVDTAKRTGAVVRGPVPLPTRKQRFDILRSPHVNKASRDQLEIRTHQRLMDIVDPTDKTVDALMKLDLPAGVDVEIKLQ, encoded by the coding sequence ATGCAAAACCAGAAAATTCGTATTCGCCTGAAAGCCTTTGATTATCGTTTGATCGATCAGTCCGCTCAGGAGATTGTGGACACCGCCAAGCGTACTGGTGCCGTTGTTCGCGGTCCGGTTCCTTTGCCGACTCGCAAGCAGCGCTTTGATATTCTGCGCTCCCCGCACGTCAATAAGGCTTCTCGTGATCAGCTCGAGATTCGTACCCATCAGCGTCTGATGGATATCGTTGATCCGACTGATAAGACGGTTGATGCTCTGATGAAGCTGGATCTCCCGGCTGGCGTTGACGTCGAAATCAAGTTGCAGTAA
- the tuf gene encoding elongation factor Tu, with product MAKEKFERTKPHVNVGTIGHVDHGKTTLTAAITTVLAAKFGGAAKKYDEIDAAPEEKARGITINTAHVEYETENRHYAHVDCPGHADYVKNMITGAAQMDGAILVCSAADGPMPQTREHILLARQVGVPYVLVFMNKCDMVDDAELLELVEMELRELLSKYDFPGDDTPIIHGSALKALEGDQSEIGEPAIFRLAAALDSYIPTPERAVDMPFLMPVEDVFSISGRGTVVTGRVERGIVKVGEEIEIVGIRPTQKTTCTGVEMFRKLLDQGQAGDNIGALLRGTKREDVERGQVLCKPGSITPHTHFTGEVYVLSKDEGGRHTPFFNNYRPQFYFRTTDVTGAISLPEGVEMVMPGDNIQMTVKLIAPIAMEEGLRFAIREGGRTVGAGVVAKIIE from the coding sequence ATGGCCAAGGAAAAATTTGAACGTACGAAGCCGCACGTTAACGTTGGTACGATTGGTCACGTTGACCACGGTAAGACCACGCTGACCGCTGCGATTACCACCGTGCTGGCTGCCAAGTTTGGTGGTGCAGCCAAGAAGTACGACGAAATCGATGCCGCTCCGGAAGAGAAGGCTCGCGGTATTACGATTAACACCGCTCACGTCGAATACGAAACCGAAAATCGTCACTATGCTCACGTTGACTGCCCGGGTCACGCTGACTACGTGAAGAACATGATTACCGGTGCCGCCCAGATGGACGGCGCGATCCTGGTGTGTTCCGCTGCTGACGGCCCGATGCCGCAGACTCGCGAGCACATCCTGCTGGCCCGTCAGGTTGGTGTGCCGTACGTTCTGGTGTTCATGAACAAGTGCGACATGGTTGACGACGCCGAGCTGCTCGAGCTGGTCGAAATGGAGCTGCGCGAGCTGCTGTCCAAGTACGACTTCCCGGGCGACGACACCCCGATCATCCACGGTTCCGCACTGAAGGCCCTGGAAGGCGACCAGTCCGAAATCGGTGAGCCGGCAATTTTCCGCCTGGCGGCTGCTCTGGATTCCTACATCCCGACCCCGGAACGTGCGGTTGATATGCCGTTCCTGATGCCGGTTGAAGACGTGTTCTCCATCTCTGGTCGCGGTACTGTTGTGACCGGCCGTGTTGAGCGCGGTATCGTCAAGGTTGGCGAAGAAATCGAAATCGTTGGTATTCGTCCGACCCAGAAGACCACCTGTACCGGTGTCGAAATGTTCCGCAAGCTGCTGGATCAGGGTCAGGCTGGCGACAACATCGGCGCGCTGCTGCGTGGTACCAAGCGTGAAGACGTCGAACGTGGTCAGGTGCTGTGCAAGCCGGGTTCCATCACCCCGCACACCCACTTCACGGGCGAAGTGTACGTTCTGTCCAAGGACGAAGGTGGTCGTCATACCCCGTTCTTTAACAACTACCGTCCGCAGTTCTACTTCCGTACTACCGACGTGACTGGCGCGATTTCGCTGCCGGAAGGCGTTGAGATGGTTATGCCGGGTGACAACATCCAGATGACCGTCAAGCTGATCGCCCCGATCGCTATGGAAGAGGGCCTGCGCTTCGCAATTCGCGAAGGTGGTCGTACCGTCGGTGCTGGCGTCGTCGCTAAGATCATCGAGTAA